The following coding sequences are from one Virgibacillus necropolis window:
- a CDS encoding TetR/AcrR family transcriptional regulator → MGSQLTNKEIQMQRMWQYFVDATVEIIDQKGIENVTIREIATKAGYNSATIYNYFQEVSHLIFFAALKYLNKYIKELPEQMEKGDNSLDKYLLSWESFCKHSFEEPEIYYAIFLANLGEKPEELLKYYYNVYQSDLFGDVTEDIKTLIAEYNLSTRSRNALDKSVQEGFLTKETVAVINERTVLIWQGMLITILNNRRHLNAEEATNKTMQHIKEIVNNYRLAK, encoded by the coding sequence ATGGGATCGCAATTGACAAATAAAGAAATCCAAATGCAGCGGATGTGGCAATATTTTGTGGATGCTACGGTTGAGATTATTGACCAAAAGGGAATTGAGAACGTAACCATACGAGAAATTGCTACTAAGGCAGGATATAATAGTGCTACAATCTATAACTATTTTCAGGAAGTTTCTCACTTAATCTTTTTTGCAGCGCTAAAGTATTTAAATAAATATATTAAAGAGCTTCCAGAGCAGATGGAAAAGGGGGATAACTCTTTAGACAAGTACTTATTGAGCTGGGAAAGTTTTTGTAAACATTCCTTTGAAGAACCTGAGATATATTATGCTATCTTTTTAGCGAATTTAGGCGAAAAACCTGAGGAGCTATTAAAATACTATTATAATGTCTATCAATCCGACTTATTCGGGGATGTTACAGAAGATATAAAGACACTTATTGCAGAATATAACTTGTCAACAAGAAGTAGAAACGCACTGGATAAATCGGTTCAGGAAGGTTTTTTGACAAAGGAAACCGTTGCTGTTATTAATGAACGAACTGTATTAATATGGCAAGGTATGTTAATCACTATATTAAATAATCGCCGTCATCTGAATGCGGAAGAGGCAACAAATAAGACGATGCAGCATATAAAAGAGATTGTAAACAACTATAGATTAGCCAAGTAA
- a CDS encoding FAD-dependent oxidoreductase — protein sequence MLTYDAIVIGFGKGGKTVAGELANKNWNVAMIEKDPNMYGGTCINIACIPTKILVHDGLEEIPYGDAIERKDRVVEKLREKNYKNLASNDRVTIYESEAKFRSDKEVEIEVDRKKEVLTAEHIFINTEATSNIPPMKGDLSSDKVYTSTTLIDRKDLPKKLTIVGGGYIGLEYASMYTNFGSEVTVVMPESVLLSHEDREIATEVQKELEIKGIQFIFESKAEKITEEDKDTVTLSLSNGEILRTNAVLLATGRKPNVDNLGLENTTIEQTAEGAIKVGNNLETTVSNVWALGDVRGGMQFTYISLDDYRIVMDHLFGEKKRSLNTRKNIPYSVFIDPPLSKVGLTVKEAEEQGYEVAVGTLPIASHPRAHVIDDLRGLFKAVVDKKTGKILGATLFGPESPELINLVKLAMDLDAPYTYLRDQVYNHPVMSESFNNLFDISV from the coding sequence ATGTTAACTTATGATGCAATAGTAATCGGATTTGGAAAAGGTGGAAAGACAGTAGCAGGGGAACTTGCCAATAAAAACTGGAACGTGGCGATGATTGAAAAGGATCCAAATATGTATGGTGGAACCTGTATCAACATCGCATGCATCCCCACAAAGATACTTGTCCATGATGGGTTAGAGGAAATACCCTATGGAGACGCGATTGAACGGAAAGATAGGGTAGTAGAAAAATTACGAGAAAAAAATTACAAAAATCTCGCTAGTAATGATCGGGTTACTATTTATGAATCGGAAGCAAAATTTCGCTCGGATAAGGAAGTAGAAATAGAAGTAGATAGGAAGAAGGAAGTGTTAACAGCGGAACACATATTCATTAATACAGAAGCGACCAGTAATATTCCGCCTATGAAAGGAGATCTTTCATCGGACAAGGTCTATACAAGTACAACTTTAATCGATCGAAAAGATCTTCCAAAAAAACTAACAATCGTTGGCGGAGGTTATATAGGTTTGGAATATGCCTCCATGTATACTAATTTTGGTTCGGAAGTAACAGTAGTAATGCCAGAATCAGTGCTTCTTTCTCATGAAGACCGCGAAATCGCAACTGAAGTACAGAAGGAATTGGAAATCAAGGGAATCCAATTTATTTTTGAGAGCAAGGCTGAAAAAATAACAGAAGAAGATAAAGATACTGTCACACTATCACTATCCAATGGTGAAATCTTGAGAACGAATGCAGTACTGCTCGCTACAGGACGGAAGCCAAATGTGGATAATCTCGGCTTGGAGAATACGACAATTGAACAAACGGCGGAAGGTGCAATCAAGGTAGGTAATAATTTGGAAACAACGGTATCGAATGTATGGGCACTTGGTGATGTTCGAGGAGGTATGCAATTTACTTATATTTCCCTTGATGATTACCGTATTGTCATGGACCACCTGTTTGGGGAGAAAAAACGGTCCTTGAACACGCGTAAAAATATCCCATATTCAGTATTCATTGATCCACCATTATCCAAGGTTGGGTTGACAGTGAAAGAGGCAGAAGAACAAGGATATGAAGTCGCTGTAGGTACACTACCAATCGCTTCCCACCCTCGTGCACATGTGATAGATGACCTACGTGGTCTATTTAAAGCAGTGGTAGACAAAAAAACAGGAAAAATTTTAGGTGCAACCTTATTTGGTCCTGAATCGCCCGAATTGATTAATTTGGTAAAATTGGCAATGGATTTAGATGCCCCTTACACGTATTTAAGAGATCAGGTTTATAATCACCCTGTCATGAGTGAGTCCTTCAATAATTTATTTGATATAAGTGTATGA
- a CDS encoding adenine nucleotide alpha hydrolase family protein — translation MRKIRGRMDESILVCVYYGPNGERLIRRGQKLANIMDCPLYVLTVDPLPYDEFDEEKSGYIERWKELCDELDVDELIVRDNEKRSSVRAIAEVAHNFNITQIIIGQSPQNRWEEITKGSFVNVLLRAMTFIDIHIVSIDRTLKSNTDDTTFEKGIRGFLQKDKEDFYRLSFTRSKQNLYEGIFYKEIGTDFNNGVFKFVNNNGKTCQVHITDDIVTGKMKEPPNVK, via the coding sequence ATGAGAAAGATAAGAGGTCGCATGGATGAAAGCATTCTCGTTTGTGTGTATTATGGTCCAAACGGTGAGCGACTCATTAGGCGTGGTCAAAAATTAGCTAATATAATGGATTGTCCGTTATACGTATTAACGGTTGACCCACTCCCTTACGATGAATTTGATGAAGAAAAGTCCGGATACATTGAGCGTTGGAAAGAACTTTGCGATGAACTGGATGTAGACGAATTAATTGTTCGTGATAACGAGAAACGTTCCTCTGTCAGAGCAATCGCAGAAGTTGCGCACAATTTTAACATTACACAAATTATCATTGGTCAGAGTCCGCAAAACAGATGGGAAGAAATAACAAAGGGTTCTTTCGTCAATGTCTTATTACGCGCCATGACGTTTATTGATATCCATATCGTGTCAATTGACCGTACACTGAAAAGTAATACAGATGATACTACCTTCGAGAAAGGGATACGTGGTTTCTTGCAGAAGGATAAAGAGGACTTCTATCGGCTTAGCTTCACACGATCGAAGCAAAATCTCTATGAGGGTATTTTCTATAAAGAAATCGGGACAGACTTTAACAATGGTGTGTTTAAATTTGTTAATAATAATGGAAAAACCTGTCAGGTCCATATAACCGATGATATTGTTACAGGAAAAATGAAAGAACCACCAAATGTCAAATAA
- a CDS encoding Na+/H+ antiporter subunit A, with amino-acid sequence MVFVLTTIIILCLAVALIQLRHKRNPTTVHIGWFILLVPATLFILLTSYIPQMANGKTLLFTMNWIPSYDINFTFYLDGLSIIFGLIITGIGALVTLYSIYYLSTNEALGRFYTYLLMFMASMLGVVFSDNMMVLYVFWELTSISSFLLIAFWYQRKKSRQGAQKAMLITITGGMSMLAGFLMLYGISGTFSIREIVSEIALYSDHDLFLPAMLLILLGAFTKSAQFPFHIWLPDAMEAPTPVSAYLHSATMVKAGIYLVARFTPVFGGEETWFWLVSGVGIVTLFWGSFQAVRQTDLKALLAYSTVSQLGMIMSMFGIGSVALHTDYSGESVLYTQAAFAALFHLVNHSTFKGALFMVVGIIDHRMGTRDIRRLGGLMALMPVTFTITCIGSFSMAGLPPFNGFLSKEMFFTAVLNISHFDVFSLETWGILFPVIAWTASVLTFVYCMIIVFKTFFGPYQMKKLEHPVHETPSGMLIAPGTLALFVIGIFFFPNLLGDYVLHPAMNSIFPTFPSSELTVHIAAFHGFNTELLMTFGIVIVGTLLYVFFRYWKGVYKLFPEKWSFNTLYNFILDQLEKTSNTVTNLYMTGYLRDYMTYIYLFFIIATGGALIYTKTFLFEITGNAPITIFEWIIAMVMMAAAIAILFAHSRLTAILLNSALGYGIAMFFVILRAPDLALTQTVIETVTTVLFLAAYYFLPEWKKENTTRKIKGINLLISVCVGIVFTVVALAVQNGKLFGAISGFYENAKELAGGKNIVNTILGDFRAFDTMLEVVVLLIAGIGVYSFTKLKAKKEEKQLED; translated from the coding sequence TTGGTATTTGTACTGACGACAATTATTATCCTATGTTTAGCTGTCGCACTTATTCAACTTCGTCATAAAAGAAATCCAACAACGGTACACATCGGCTGGTTTATTTTGCTTGTGCCTGCAACGTTATTTATCCTACTGACTAGTTATATTCCACAGATGGCCAATGGTAAAACACTTTTATTTACGATGAATTGGATTCCATCATATGACATTAATTTCACGTTCTATCTTGACGGGCTCAGTATAATATTTGGACTTATTATAACAGGAATAGGTGCCCTCGTAACGCTTTATTCCATTTATTACTTATCCACAAATGAAGCGCTAGGACGTTTTTATACATATTTACTTATGTTCATGGCGAGCATGCTTGGAGTTGTATTTTCCGATAACATGATGGTGTTGTATGTTTTCTGGGAACTAACAAGTATTTCATCGTTTCTGTTAATTGCTTTCTGGTACCAACGAAAAAAGTCAAGACAGGGAGCGCAAAAGGCGATGCTGATCACGATAACTGGTGGCATGTCAATGCTTGCGGGTTTCCTTATGTTGTATGGCATATCGGGAACATTTAGCATCCGTGAGATCGTTTCCGAAATCGCGCTGTATTCTGATCATGATTTATTTTTGCCAGCAATGCTATTAATTTTACTTGGTGCTTTTACCAAGTCAGCACAATTTCCGTTCCATATTTGGCTACCTGATGCTATGGAAGCCCCAACTCCAGTTAGTGCTTATTTGCATTCAGCAACAATGGTTAAAGCTGGAATCTACTTGGTTGCGCGTTTTACCCCTGTTTTTGGAGGGGAAGAAACATGGTTTTGGCTTGTAAGCGGTGTGGGCATAGTGACTCTATTTTGGGGGTCTTTTCAGGCTGTTCGGCAAACGGACCTTAAGGCGTTGCTTGCCTATTCAACCGTTAGTCAGCTTGGTATGATTATGAGTATGTTCGGGATTGGTTCTGTTGCGCTTCATACTGACTATTCCGGGGAGTCTGTTCTTTATACTCAAGCTGCATTTGCCGCCCTTTTCCACCTTGTTAACCACTCAACCTTTAAAGGAGCCCTTTTCATGGTTGTCGGGATTATTGACCACCGAATGGGAACACGTGATATTCGTAGGCTTGGAGGATTAATGGCATTAATGCCGGTAACCTTTACGATTACATGTATTGGTAGTTTCTCTATGGCAGGTTTACCGCCTTTTAATGGTTTTTTAAGTAAAGAGATGTTTTTTACTGCTGTTTTGAATATCAGCCATTTTGATGTTTTTTCATTGGAAACGTGGGGTATTCTTTTTCCAGTTATTGCTTGGACAGCTAGTGTTTTAACGTTTGTCTACTGCATGATTATTGTGTTCAAGACCTTCTTTGGTCCGTATCAAATGAAAAAATTAGAGCATCCCGTTCATGAAACACCTTCAGGCATGTTAATTGCGCCTGGAACGCTTGCATTATTCGTTATTGGCATATTCTTTTTCCCGAATTTACTTGGTGATTATGTGTTGCACCCAGCAATGAATAGCATTTTTCCTACATTTCCAAGTAGCGAATTGACTGTTCATATTGCTGCTTTTCATGGCTTTAATACGGAATTGTTGATGACGTTTGGAATTGTGATAGTAGGTACCTTGTTGTATGTATTCTTTCGTTACTGGAAAGGGGTTTACAAACTGTTTCCAGAAAAATGGTCATTTAACACATTATATAATTTTATCCTTGACCAACTGGAAAAAACATCAAATACTGTGACAAACCTTTATATGACAGGTTACCTTCGTGACTATATGACGTATATTTATCTTTTCTTTATTATCGCTACAGGTGGCGCACTGATTTATACGAAAACGTTCCTTTTTGAAATTACCGGCAATGCACCGATCACCATATTTGAGTGGATTATTGCAATGGTCATGATGGCTGCAGCGATTGCCATTCTTTTTGCACATTCACGGTTGACCGCAATTTTATTAAATAGTGCTCTCGGTTATGGCATTGCTATGTTCTTCGTTATCCTCCGGGCACCAGATTTGGCTCTTACGCAAACTGTAATTGAAACAGTGACGACAGTGTTATTCCTAGCAGCTTATTATTTCTTGCCTGAATGGAAAAAAGAGAATACAACGCGAAAGATAAAAGGAATTAACCTACTGATTTCGGTTTGCGTCGGGATTGTCTTTACGGTTGTTGCACTTGCTGTTCAAAACGGAAAATTGTTTGGCGCCATTTCAGGGTTCTATGAGAATGCGAAGGAACTTGCTGGAGGGAAAAACATCGTTAATACTATTTTGGGTGACTTCCGGGCGTTTGATACGATGTTAGAGGTTGTTGTACTTCTTATAGCGGGGATTGGTGTATATTCGTTTACCAAGCTGAAGGCTAAAAAGGAGGAGAAACAACTTGAAGATTAA
- a CDS encoding Na(+)/H(+) antiporter subunit B, which translates to MKINNVILHMVSKIVVFIILTLAVYLFFSGHNSPGGGFIGGLVLASAFVLLFIVNDIETVQKGIPFDFKRVAALGAFLVVGTGFGSLLFGVPFLSQSFAHFDLPIFGETELTTVTIFEAGVALVVVGVVVTIILSISEDV; encoded by the coding sequence TTGAAGATTAATAATGTTATTCTGCATATGGTATCGAAAATTGTCGTATTCATTATCTTGACATTAGCTGTGTATTTGTTTTTTTCAGGTCATAATAGTCCTGGAGGGGGATTTATTGGCGGTCTTGTCTTAGCCTCTGCTTTTGTATTGCTTTTTATTGTTAATGATATTGAAACTGTACAGAAGGGTATTCCATTTGACTTTAAACGGGTCGCAGCTCTTGGGGCGTTTCTTGTCGTCGGAACCGGGTTTGGATCCCTTTTATTTGGGGTTCCGTTTTTAAGCCAGTCTTTTGCTCACTTTGATCTTCCCATTTTTGGCGAAACGGAGCTTACTACTGTCACGATCTTTGAAGCTGGTGTCGCCCTGGTAGTAGTCGGTGTTGTTGTAACAATTATACTAAGTATTAGTGAGGATGTGTGA